The proteins below are encoded in one region of Aeromonas veronii:
- the acnD gene encoding Fe/S-dependent 2-methylisocitrate dehydratase AcnD has protein sequence MSHVNNQYRKPLPGTALDYFDARAAVEAIAPGAWDRLSYTARVHAENLVRKCDPAILTECLTQIALNKRDRDFPWFPARVVCHDILGQTALVDLAGLRDAIADQGGDPAKVNPVVPVQLIVDHSLAVECGGFDPDAFAKNRAIEDRRNEDRFHFINWTKQAFKNIEVIPPGNGIMHQINLEKMSPVIHADRGLAYPDTCVGTDSHTPHVDALGVIAVGVGGLEAENVMLGRASWMRLPEIVGVELTGKPQPGITATDVVLSLTEFLRQQKVVGAYLEFRGEGAAALTLGDRATISNMAPEYGATAAMFFIDQQTLDYLRLTGRDDEQVRLVETYAREAGLWADALASAQYERVLHFDLSSVVRTLAGPSNPHRRLPVSALAERGIAVDLDKARTQEADGLLPDGAVIIAAITSCTNTSNPRNVIAAGLLARNANRLGLVRKPWVKSSLAPGSKTVALYLKEAGLDEELERLGFGVVAFACTTCNGMSGALDPAIQQEIVERDLYATAVLSGNRNFDGRIHPYAKQAFLASPPLVVAYAIAGTIRFDIEKDVLGVVNGEEIRLKDIWPSDEEIDAVVRAAVKPSQFRQVYIPMFTIEEDQGPKVAPLYDWRPQSTYIRRPPYWEGALAGERTLRGMRPLAVLPDNITTDHLSPSNAILRSSAAGEYLHKMGLPEEDFNSYATHRGDHLTAQRATFANPQLVNEMAVVNGAVKKGSLARVEPEGRVMRMWEAIETYMERKQPLIIVAGADYGQGSSRDWAAKGVRLAGVEVIAAEGFERIHRTNLIGMGVLPLEFKPGTTRVTLGLDGTETYDVVGMRKPRADLTLVIRRRSGEVVEVPMTCRLDTAEEVSVYEAGGVLQRFAQDFLESTAHKAAS, from the coding sequence ATGAGCCACGTCAACAACCAATACCGCAAGCCCCTGCCCGGCACGGCGCTTGACTACTTCGACGCCCGCGCGGCGGTCGAGGCCATCGCGCCCGGCGCCTGGGACAGGCTCTCCTATACGGCCCGCGTGCACGCCGAGAACCTGGTACGCAAATGCGATCCGGCCATCCTCACCGAGTGCCTAACCCAGATCGCCCTGAACAAGCGTGATCGCGACTTCCCCTGGTTCCCGGCCCGGGTGGTCTGCCACGACATCCTGGGCCAGACAGCCCTGGTAGATCTCGCCGGACTGCGTGACGCCATCGCCGATCAGGGGGGTGATCCTGCCAAGGTCAACCCTGTGGTGCCGGTGCAGCTCATCGTCGATCACTCGCTCGCCGTCGAGTGTGGCGGCTTCGACCCCGATGCGTTTGCGAAGAACCGCGCCATCGAGGATCGCCGCAATGAGGATCGCTTCCACTTCATCAACTGGACCAAGCAGGCGTTCAAGAACATCGAGGTGATCCCGCCCGGCAACGGCATCATGCACCAGATCAACCTGGAGAAGATGTCGCCGGTCATTCACGCCGATCGCGGTCTCGCCTACCCGGACACCTGCGTCGGCACCGACAGCCACACTCCCCACGTTGACGCCCTCGGCGTCATCGCCGTCGGGGTGGGCGGGTTGGAAGCCGAGAACGTCATGCTGGGGCGCGCCTCCTGGATGCGGCTGCCGGAGATCGTCGGCGTAGAGCTGACCGGCAAGCCGCAACCCGGCATCACGGCCACCGATGTGGTGCTCTCCTTGACCGAATTCCTGCGCCAGCAGAAGGTGGTCGGCGCCTATCTGGAGTTCCGTGGCGAGGGCGCCGCCGCCCTGACCCTCGGCGATCGGGCCACCATCTCCAACATGGCGCCGGAATACGGCGCCACCGCGGCCATGTTCTTCATCGACCAGCAAACCCTCGACTACCTGCGCCTGACCGGTCGCGACGACGAGCAGGTCAGGCTGGTGGAGACCTACGCCAGGGAGGCGGGCCTCTGGGCCGATGCCCTCGCAAGCGCCCAGTACGAGCGCGTGCTGCACTTCGATTTGTCGAGCGTGGTGCGCACCCTGGCCGGACCCTCCAACCCCCATCGACGCCTGCCGGTCTCCGCCCTGGCGGAGCGTGGCATCGCGGTGGATCTGGACAAGGCCCGCACCCAGGAGGCCGACGGCCTGCTGCCGGATGGCGCCGTCATCATCGCCGCCATCACCAGTTGCACCAACACCAGCAACCCGCGCAACGTGATTGCCGCAGGCCTGCTGGCCCGCAACGCCAACCGGCTCGGTCTGGTGCGCAAACCCTGGGTCAAATCGTCTCTCGCGCCCGGCTCCAAGACAGTCGCCCTGTATCTGAAAGAAGCGGGGCTGGACGAGGAGCTGGAGCGACTCGGCTTCGGCGTGGTGGCCTTTGCTTGCACCACCTGCAACGGCATGTCCGGCGCGCTCGATCCCGCCATCCAGCAGGAGATCGTCGAGCGGGATCTCTATGCCACCGCCGTGCTGTCCGGTAACCGCAACTTCGATGGCCGCATCCACCCCTATGCCAAGCAGGCGTTCCTCGCCTCCCCTCCCCTGGTGGTGGCCTACGCCATCGCCGGTACCATCCGCTTCGATATCGAGAAGGATGTGCTGGGAGTGGTGAACGGCGAGGAAATCCGCCTCAAAGACATCTGGCCGTCGGATGAAGAGATCGACGCCGTGGTACGCGCGGCGGTCAAACCGTCCCAGTTCCGCCAGGTCTATATCCCCATGTTCACCATCGAGGAAGACCAGGGTCCCAAGGTGGCACCGCTCTATGACTGGCGTCCCCAGAGCACCTATATCCGTCGCCCGCCCTACTGGGAAGGGGCATTGGCGGGTGAGCGCACCCTGCGCGGCATGCGGCCGCTGGCGGTGCTGCCAGACAACATCACCACCGACCACCTCTCGCCCTCCAACGCCATACTGCGCAGCAGCGCGGCGGGGGAATACCTGCACAAGATGGGCCTGCCGGAGGAGGACTTCAACTCCTACGCCACCCACCGCGGCGATCACCTGACCGCCCAGCGCGCCACCTTCGCCAACCCCCAGCTAGTCAACGAGATGGCGGTGGTCAACGGCGCCGTGAAGAAGGGCTCCCTGGCTCGCGTCGAGCCGGAAGGCCGGGTGATGCGGATGTGGGAGGCGATAGAGACCTACATGGAGCGCAAGCAGCCGCTCATCATCGTCGCCGGCGCCGACTACGGGCAAGGCTCGTCCCGGGACTGGGCGGCCAAGGGGGTGCGGCTGGCAGGGGTGGAGGTGATCGCGGCGGAAGGTTTCGAGCGCATTCACCGCACCAACCTCATCGGCATGGGGGTACTGCCCCTGGAGTTCAAACCGGGCACCACCCGTGTGACCCTTGGGCTGGACGGCACCGAGACCTATGACGTGGTGGGGATGCGCAAACCACGCGCCGATCTCACCCTCGTGATCCGCCGTCGCAGCGGCGAGGTAGTCGAGGTGCCCATGACCTGTCGCCTCGACACCGCCGAGGAGGTCTCGGTCTACGAGGCGGGCGGCGTGCTGCAGCGCTTCGCCCAGGACTTCCTGGAGTCGACGGCCCACAAGGCCGCCAGCTAA
- the prpF gene encoding 2-methylaconitate cis-trans isomerase PrpF, whose protein sequence is MAHQPQVKIPATYLRGGTSKGVFFRLQDLPEPCQVPGPARDNLFMRVIGSPDPYSAHIDGMGGATSSTSKCVILSKSSQPDHDVDYLYGQIAIDKAFVDWSGNCGNLSTGAGAFAIHAGLVDPARIPDNGTCMVRVWQANIGKTIIAHVPIMGGQVQETGDFELDGVTFPAAEIVLEFLDPSDDGEEGGALFPTGNLIDKLEVPGIGTLQATMITAGIPTVFVNAEDIGYAGTELREAINTDPEALARFEAIRIAGALRMGLIKAPEEAATRQHTPKIAFVAPAKDYRTASGKEVKARDVDLLVRALSMGKLHHAMMGTCAVAIGTAAAIPGTLVNLAAGGGEREAVRFGHPSGTLRVGAQARQVNGEWTVTKAVMSRSARILMEGWVRVPGDAF, encoded by the coding sequence ATGGCCCACCAACCACAAGTCAAAATCCCGGCCACCTATCTGCGCGGCGGTACCAGCAAGGGGGTCTTCTTCCGCCTGCAAGATCTGCCCGAGCCCTGCCAGGTGCCCGGCCCGGCCCGCGACAACCTGTTTATGCGGGTGATCGGCAGCCCGGACCCCTACAGCGCCCATATCGACGGCATGGGAGGGGCGACCTCATCCACCTCCAAGTGCGTGATCCTCTCCAAGAGCAGCCAGCCCGATCACGACGTGGACTACCTTTACGGCCAGATCGCCATCGACAAGGCGTTCGTGGACTGGAGCGGCAACTGCGGCAACCTCTCCACCGGCGCCGGCGCCTTCGCCATCCACGCGGGTCTGGTGGACCCGGCCCGCATCCCGGACAACGGCACCTGCATGGTGCGAGTCTGGCAGGCCAACATCGGCAAGACCATCATCGCCCATGTACCGATAATGGGGGGTCAGGTGCAGGAGACCGGCGACTTCGAGCTGGATGGGGTCACCTTCCCCGCCGCCGAAATCGTGCTGGAGTTTCTCGACCCTTCGGATGATGGGGAAGAGGGCGGCGCCCTCTTCCCCACCGGCAATCTGATAGACAAGCTGGAAGTACCAGGCATAGGCACCCTGCAGGCAACCATGATTACTGCCGGCATCCCCACCGTCTTCGTCAATGCCGAGGACATCGGTTATGCGGGCACCGAGCTGCGGGAAGCGATCAACACGGATCCTGAGGCCCTCGCCCGCTTCGAGGCGATCCGCATCGCCGGCGCCCTGCGCATGGGGCTCATCAAAGCGCCAGAAGAAGCCGCGACCCGCCAACACACGCCGAAGATCGCCTTCGTCGCGCCGGCGAAGGACTATCGCACCGCCAGCGGCAAGGAAGTGAAAGCCCGTGACGTCGATCTGCTGGTGCGGGCCCTCTCCATGGGCAAGCTGCACCACGCCATGATGGGCACCTGCGCGGTGGCCATCGGTACGGCGGCCGCCATCCCGGGCACCCTGGTCAACCTGGCGGCGGGTGGCGGCGAGCGGGAAGCGGTGCGCTTCGGCCACCCCTCCGGCACCCTGCGGGTGGGGGCACAGGCTCGTCAGGTGAACGGGGAGTGGACCGTCACCAAGGCGGTGATGTCCCGCTCAGCCCGCATCCTGATGGAGGGCTGGGTACGGGTACCGGGAGATGCCTTCTAG
- a CDS encoding DUF6719 family protein, with protein MAVTWKRGGLLAMGCAAALMAGCATLVPEPVEYLPQDPPPGGLAYGKKVYVDDGQCPASQVKQLIGGDAKRNIPRQVECVPRPQ; from the coding sequence ATGGCGGTGACATGGAAGCGTGGAGGGTTGCTGGCGATGGGGTGTGCGGCCGCCTTGATGGCGGGATGTGCGACCCTGGTGCCCGAGCCCGTCGAGTATCTGCCGCAGGATCCCCCGCCCGGTGGCCTCGCGTACGGGAAGAAGGTCTATGTGGACGATGGCCAGTGTCCGGCCAGTCAGGTGAAGCAGCTGATCGGCGGCGATGCCAAGCGGAATATTCCGCGCCAGGTGGAGTGTGTGCCCAGGCCACAATGA
- a CDS encoding Bax inhibitor-1/YccA family protein gives MDTRSIYTGTQGAVRDTNKVLRNTYMLLSLTLGFSAVVAGIATVMNMPPLHWAIFLVGVYGLMFLTQKNRDNGMGLVFTFALTGLMGYSLGPIINMYMNNGGGEIVMTALGGTALTFFGLSAYALTTKRDLSFIGGMLFVGFWVLLVAMIANIFLQMSALSLALSAMFMLFSSGAILLTTQQIVRGGETNYISATVTLYVSIYNIFLSLLSLLGGNRN, from the coding sequence ATGGATACCCGTTCTATCTACACCGGCACCCAGGGTGCCGTGCGCGATACCAACAAGGTGCTGCGCAATACCTATATGCTGCTATCCCTCACTCTTGGCTTCTCTGCCGTGGTGGCCGGGATTGCCACCGTGATGAACATGCCGCCCCTGCACTGGGCCATCTTCCTCGTCGGTGTCTACGGTCTGATGTTCCTGACCCAGAAGAACCGCGACAACGGCATGGGGCTGGTGTTCACCTTCGCCCTGACCGGTCTGATGGGCTATAGCCTGGGCCCCATCATCAACATGTACATGAACAACGGCGGCGGCGAGATCGTGATGACCGCCCTGGGTGGCACTGCGCTCACCTTCTTCGGTCTGTCCGCCTATGCCCTGACCACCAAGCGGGATCTCTCCTTCATCGGCGGCATGCTGTTCGTCGGTTTCTGGGTGCTGCTGGTGGCGATGATCGCCAACATCTTCCTGCAGATGAGTGCCCTGAGCCTGGCCCTGTCCGCCATGTTCATGCTGTTCTCCTCCGGCGCCATCCTGCTGACGACCCAGCAGATCGTGCGCGGCGGCGAGACCAACTACATCTCCGCGACCGTGACCCTGTACGTGTCCATCTACAACATCTTCCTGAGCCTGCTGAGCCTGCTTGGCGGCAACCGCAACTAA